Proteins encoded in a region of the Nitrospira sp. genome:
- a CDS encoding 2-oxoacid:acceptor oxidoreductase family protein, whose translation MIKKRLNIRMSGLGGQGAVTAAHVMAMAANRDGKFSISNPFFGAEKRMAPAESYCRIGIERIYDRGELVFPDVIQVFHPQVITMGKSYTMPFYSGIKEGGIVIINSAQNLLSEEDIERLKDLNVAVFYIAGTELAIEIAGTELSTNMTMIGSVAGITKCVSMEALDGALQERFGKKFVASGGTASLDEAIKKKFAKKEMLLQKNFATVKRAYEIASEWAEKNKIELKVGNPAVAA comes from the coding sequence ATGATTAAGAAGAGACTGAATATCCGTATGTCCGGGCTCGGCGGTCAGGGAGCCGTCACTGCAGCCCACGTGATGGCTATGGCAGCCAATCGGGATGGAAAGTTTTCGATCTCCAATCCGTTTTTTGGAGCCGAAAAGCGTATGGCTCCGGCAGAAAGCTACTGCCGAATCGGCATTGAACGCATCTACGACCGAGGCGAGTTGGTCTTCCCGGACGTGATCCAAGTATTTCATCCTCAGGTCATTACCATGGGGAAGAGCTACACTATGCCCTTCTACTCCGGCATCAAAGAAGGTGGCATCGTCATTATCAACTCTGCTCAGAATCTCCTGTCAGAGGAAGATATTGAGCGGTTGAAGGACTTGAATGTCGCCGTGTTCTACATTGCCGGAACGGAACTGGCCATTGAGATCGCCGGGACGGAATTGTCCACGAATATGACCATGATTGGCTCGGTCGCCGGCATTACCAAGTGCGTGTCCATGGAAGCCCTGGACGGTGCGCTGCAGGAGCGATTCGGGAAAAAGTTCGTGGCCTCCGGCGGAACAGCCTCGCTAGACGAAGCCATCAAGAAAAAGTTCGCCAAGAAAGAAATGCTGCTCCAGAAGAACTTTGCCACCGTCAAGCGGGCTTATGAAATCGCCAGCGAATGGGCCGAAAAGAATAAGATTGAGCTGAAGGTGGGCAACCCCGCTGTCGCAGCGTGA
- a CDS encoding ferredoxin oxidoreductase has translation MSKERIKISPDLYDIMPSDYQDLVQSATYGKEDRGWKDIGTSKELIEQHSLCAGCPESMAFRYILASLPNPEDTVMVGSTGCTSLVFPMVAVHNIHSLFGNQNAIASGLKRALSVRFPDRVKDVVVLAGDGATVDIGLDMTLQAWFRQEKFTTICFDNELYANTGGQESGLMQKGFVAKMAPVGKLFDKVRLPEIARESGCHYVVNCTVSKPSLVEKVIRNSVLIAREIGPTYIQLYTPCILEIGKNSMEGLQEMRDSEKPTERFAYKEYVSEPAKQLLAELAAKDKERKAAAKQLAGKA, from the coding sequence ATGAGCAAAGAGCGAATCAAAATTTCGCCGGATCTATATGACATCATGCCATCGGATTATCAGGACCTGGTCCAGAGTGCCACCTATGGCAAGGAGGACCGTGGGTGGAAGGACATCGGCACATCGAAGGAATTGATTGAACAGCACTCCCTGTGCGCCGGCTGTCCTGAGTCCATGGCGTTCCGTTACATTCTCGCTTCCCTCCCCAATCCGGAAGACACGGTGATGGTCGGCTCCACGGGCTGCACCAGCCTGGTATTCCCCATGGTAGCTGTGCACAACATTCACTCTCTGTTTGGCAACCAGAATGCCATTGCCTCCGGTTTGAAACGAGCCCTCAGCGTCCGTTTCCCGGATCGGGTGAAGGACGTGGTCGTGTTGGCTGGTGACGGAGCAACGGTCGACATCGGTCTCGACATGACGTTGCAGGCCTGGTTCCGCCAGGAGAAGTTCACCACCATCTGTTTTGACAACGAGCTGTACGCGAATACCGGTGGACAGGAAAGCGGATTGATGCAGAAGGGCTTCGTCGCCAAAATGGCGCCGGTGGGAAAGCTGTTTGATAAGGTTCGCCTTCCGGAGATCGCACGTGAGTCTGGGTGTCACTATGTCGTGAACTGCACCGTGAGCAAACCATCGCTCGTTGAGAAAGTGATTCGGAACTCAGTGTTGATCGCCCGCGAAATCGGTCCGACCTATATCCAGCTGTACACGCCGTGCATCCTGGAAATCGGCAAGAACAGCATGGAAGGCCTTCAAGAAATGCGCGATTCTGAAAAGCCGACCGAGCGGTTTGCCTACAAAGAATACGTCAGCGAACCAGCCAAGCAACTTCTGGCCGAGCTGGCAGCAAAAGACAAAGAGCGCAAGGCTGCGGCAAAGCAATTGGCCGGGAAGGCTTAA